One stretch of Candidatus Poribacteria bacterium DNA includes these proteins:
- a CDS encoding ribonuclease HII, with protein MNVFELACQQSGYKQIAGVDEAGRGALAGPVVAAAVILPTACSLDGLNDSKQLSPKQRDRLCDEIHRVAVAIGVGAIDNQGIDRLNILNATLLAMKEAVENLTLQPDYLLVDGLYLPQIDIPGEAIPKGDSRSDSIAAASIIAKTTRDKRMIELDRTYPNYGFLKHKGYPTSQHRQAIAAFGASDVHRHTFKLLPDDRIELPF; from the coding sequence ATGAATGTTTTTGAACTCGCTTGTCAGCAAAGCGGGTATAAACAGATCGCGGGCGTTGACGAGGCGGGCCGAGGGGCGTTGGCAGGTCCCGTCGTTGCCGCTGCTGTTATCCTACCGACTGCTTGCTCCCTTGACGGTCTCAATGATTCAAAACAGTTGTCTCCAAAGCAACGGGATCGACTCTGTGACGAAATCCATCGTGTCGCTGTAGCAATTGGGGTTGGTGCTATAGATAATCAGGGGATTGACCGTCTAAATATCCTGAATGCCACCCTACTGGCGATGAAGGAAGCCGTTGAAAATCTCACACTGCAGCCCGATTATCTGCTCGTTGACGGTTTATATCTCCCGCAAATAGATATTCCCGGTGAAGCGATTCCAAAGGGTGATAGCCGAAGTGATTCTATCGCCGCAGCCTCCATTATTGCCAAAACCACGCGCGATAAACGCATGATTGAGTTGGATCGCACCTACCCAAACTACGGGTTCCTCAAACACAAAGGATACCCGACCTCACAACACCGACAAGCAATTGCAGCGTTTGGTGCGTCCGACGTTCATAGACACACCTTTAAACTCCTACCCGATGATCGAATCGAACTACCTTTCTAA
- the trmD gene encoding tRNA (guanosine(37)-N1)-methyltransferase TrmD, giving the protein MKIDVLALFPEILAPALKTGILRRVQDADKLTVNLHNLREWATDKHKSVDDYPYGGGAGMILKPEPIFAAITALNTQKTAHVVYLTPQGVPLTQALAESLSLESHLILLCGRYKGVDERVRHRLVTTELSIGDYVLSGGEIAALVLIDAIGRVLPGALGDYESAHVDSFSHDLLDHPHYTRPAAFAGMNVPEVLLSGDHKDIEKWRYAEALKRTAKHRPDLLQKFELNEEDIAILKTAGLVD; this is encoded by the coding sequence ATGAAGATTGATGTTCTCGCCTTGTTTCCAGAGATACTCGCGCCAGCGTTAAAAACGGGTATCCTCAGACGCGTTCAGGACGCCGATAAACTCACCGTCAACCTCCATAATCTTCGCGAGTGGGCGACCGACAAGCACAAGTCGGTTGATGATTATCCTTATGGCGGGGGCGCGGGCATGATTCTTAAGCCGGAACCTATCTTCGCTGCGATTACGGCGTTGAACACGCAGAAAACGGCGCACGTTGTATATCTGACACCACAAGGTGTACCGTTGACGCAGGCACTTGCGGAATCGCTCTCTTTGGAATCGCACCTTATTCTCTTGTGCGGACGGTACAAAGGCGTAGATGAGCGAGTGCGACATCGGCTGGTTACAACTGAGCTTTCTATCGGGGACTATGTTCTTAGTGGCGGGGAAATTGCTGCGCTCGTTTTGATTGATGCTATTGGTCGTGTCCTGCCCGGCGCGCTTGGTGATTACGAATCCGCCCACGTTGATTCGTTCAGCCATGATTTGTTGGACCACCCGCACTATACACGACCTGCAGCGTTCGCTGGCATGAATGTTCCTGAGGTTCTCTTGAGTGGAGATCATAAAGATATTGAAAAATGGCGGTACGCGGAGGCACTCAAACGCACTGCAAAGCACCGTCCAGATCTGCTCCAGAAATTCGAGTTGAATGAGGAAGACATCGCTATTCTCAAAACTGCTGGGTTGGTGGATTGA
- a CDS encoding YraN family protein — protein sequence MDQSRLNVAKIGEALAVAHFKARGCKILAQNYRVGRGEIDLIVKDRQFIVFVEVKTRRSLKFGLPQEAVTRQKQKQISKIALGYLQAKNLWDAPCRFDVIGIHLSYQSELLNLEHIKSAFEFRR from the coding sequence ATGGACCAATCACGTTTAAATGTCGCAAAGATTGGAGAAGCATTGGCAGTCGCGCACTTCAAGGCACGGGGGTGTAAAATCCTTGCACAGAACTACCGGGTAGGGCGCGGGGAAATCGATCTAATCGTTAAAGACAGACAATTTATCGTCTTTGTGGAGGTAAAAACGCGGAGAAGTCTTAAATTTGGGTTACCCCAGGAGGCTGTAACGAGACAAAAACAGAAACAGATCTCCAAGATAGCCTTGGGATATCTACAAGCAAAAAACCTCTGGGATGCGCCTTGCCGTTTTGATGTGATTGGCATCCACTTGTCATATCAATCTGAACTGTTGAATCTTGAGCACATCAAAAGTGCATTTGAGTTTCGGCGGTAG
- the ffh gene encoding signal recognition particle protein, whose product MFESLGNRLQGTLKKIRGQGKLTESNISDTLREVRRAFLEADVNYKVTREFIEQIKARTLGQEVLGSLTPELQIARIIGEELTQLMGSKAEKINIAPSGPTVVMLVGLQGAGKTTVAAKLALRFRRDGRKPLLVAADVYRPAAIKQLQILGEQTETPVFSMGTEPSPVEIAEASVKEALAHGHNCVIIDTAGRLHVNDELMSELRQIKERVNPSEVLLIVDAMTGQDAVNVAENFNNDLDIDGVILTKMDGDARGGAALSIRHITHKPIKFIGVGEKIEAAALEEFHPERMASRILGQGDFQTLLEKAEEVFSEDQAKELERKLTANKGLDFTDFLTQLEQLKNMGPLDQLMDLMPFKNQLPVKNLTPDESHLQTAKAIIQSMTGEERRNPRLLDRSRKLRISKGSGTTVNQVNMLISQLQMMNRMLNQQAAMAMPQMGAGLGAKRGRKMGALPGQKRKARKPRKRRRRR is encoded by the coding sequence ATGTTTGAGAGTTTAGGAAATAGGTTACAAGGCACCCTGAAAAAAATCAGAGGACAAGGGAAGCTCACAGAGAGCAATATCTCCGATACCTTGCGTGAGGTGCGCCGTGCCTTCTTGGAAGCAGATGTTAACTATAAAGTCACACGTGAATTTATAGAGCAGATTAAAGCGCGCACACTTGGTCAAGAGGTACTCGGTAGCCTTACACCTGAACTTCAGATTGCCCGAATTATTGGCGAAGAACTGACCCAGTTGATGGGCAGCAAAGCGGAAAAGATTAACATTGCGCCGAGTGGTCCTACAGTCGTGATGCTTGTTGGGTTACAAGGTGCCGGTAAAACAACGGTAGCGGCGAAATTAGCACTCAGGTTTCGCAGAGATGGACGGAAACCCCTGCTCGTTGCTGCGGATGTGTATCGTCCTGCTGCTATTAAGCAGCTGCAAATCCTCGGTGAACAGACGGAAACCCCCGTGTTTTCGATGGGGACGGAGCCCTCACCGGTTGAGATCGCCGAAGCTTCGGTCAAGGAGGCTTTGGCACACGGACACAACTGCGTTATTATTGATACTGCTGGACGTTTACACGTTAATGATGAGTTAATGAGTGAGCTTCGGCAGATTAAGGAACGTGTGAACCCTTCTGAAGTGCTACTTATCGTTGATGCGATGACAGGGCAAGATGCTGTAAATGTTGCCGAAAACTTCAACAACGATTTGGACATTGATGGCGTGATCCTCACGAAAATGGATGGTGATGCCCGTGGGGGTGCTGCCCTCTCAATTCGTCATATTACACACAAACCGATCAAATTCATTGGGGTCGGAGAAAAAATTGAGGCAGCCGCATTAGAAGAATTCCACCCGGAACGGATGGCTTCACGCATCTTGGGGCAAGGCGATTTTCAAACTTTGCTTGAGAAAGCCGAGGAAGTCTTCAGTGAAGATCAAGCAAAAGAACTCGAGCGTAAACTCACAGCCAACAAAGGGTTAGACTTTACCGATTTTCTGACGCAACTTGAGCAGCTGAAAAATATGGGACCCTTGGATCAACTCATGGATCTCATGCCCTTTAAAAATCAGTTGCCGGTTAAGAATCTCACACCCGATGAGAGCCATCTACAGACAGCGAAAGCGATTATTCAATCGATGACGGGTGAGGAACGGAGGAATCCGCGGTTGTTGGACAGAAGTCGGAAACTTCGCATTTCCAAAGGGAGTGGAACAACAGTAAATCAGGTGAACATGCTGATTTCACAGTTACAGATGATGAATCGTATGCTGAACCAGCAGGCGGCGATGGCAATGCCGCAAATGGGAGCCGGTTTAGGTGCAAAGAGGGGGCGGAAAATGGGAGCACTTCCCGGTCAGAAACGTAAAGCGAGAAAGCCCCGAAAACGCAGACGCCGTAGATAA
- the rplS gene encoding 50S ribosomal protein L19, translating to MNLIESVESQYVKSDIPEFGPGDVVKVNTRIREGQKERIQTYEGTVIRRAHGGLRATFTVRRVAFGAGSERTFPLHSPNIESIQVVRYGAVRRAKLYYLRDRTGRAARVKERRQ from the coding sequence ATGAACTTAATTGAATCTGTTGAAAGCCAATATGTGAAAAGTGATATTCCTGAGTTTGGTCCTGGGGATGTTGTCAAGGTAAACACCCGTATCCGCGAGGGACAGAAAGAACGTATTCAGACGTACGAAGGAACTGTTATCCGTCGGGCACACGGTGGATTACGCGCAACGTTTACAGTCCGACGTGTCGCTTTCGGTGCCGGAAGTGAAAGGACGTTCCCGCTCCATTCACCGAATATTGAGAGTATTCAGGTCGTTCGATACGGAGCCGTCCGCCGCGCGAAATTATATTACTTGCGCGATCGTACCGGTAGAGCGGCGCGCGTCAAAGAACGCAGACAGTAG
- a CDS encoding DEAD/DEAH box helicase family protein: protein MHLPLKEYQERTLETLTEYYQNCLRLQNANTAFYDLTQRPYASVEGLPGMPYVCLRLPTGGGKTFVACHAVSITASELLKTESPIVLWLVPSNAIRDQTLNALKNRSHPYRDALESARRNVEILTINEALYLSPHILNTKTTIIVSTMQAFRVEDTDGRKVYEPSGALMGHFTHLSEEILAEVERDESGKPVYSLANLLCVKRPLVIVDEAHNARTELSFETLARFNPSAIIEFTATPDTTNNPSNVLYTVSAAELQAEDMIKMPIQLEVEPDWKRLLSSAMAQRNALEIEGKKEQQETGEYIRPIMLIQAQPRRRNQETLTVEVVEQCLLEEHNTPEDQIARATGEDRGLDNVDLNDPECQIRYVITVQALREGWDCPFAYVLCSVAEMRSSTAVEQILGRVMRLPKAKRKKQESLNSAYAFVASQNFHDTASALADGLIQNGFEKQDAAALIRPTDEDQRDLPLFGNQTPSSTEPAPAQCGEVFNVPKLMVQGTQRHLDFEASRFSETPWQLSECSAELSEEEFPSTFETGARGEIGLSREGRVVTEFLGTLHQQMTLLAPDKGWDAKRLADWLDRSIKHWDILRSESLPFLQRLVEHLIEARDIPIEVLIRNKYALKDAAAAKIDSHRQNAHRGAYQNLLLPECETPVVVSPDHCFSFDPRRYPYNKRYTGAYQFQKHYYQYVGDLKSDGEEFRCAQFIDTLPGVKFWVRNLERQPMFSFWLQTSTDKFYPDFVCLLIDGRYLVVESKGEHLWSADDAKEKREIGELWEQRSGGKCLFIMPKGTNFNVIRTKLSD from the coding sequence ATGCACCTACCCCTCAAAGAATACCAAGAACGCACCCTCGAAACATTAACAGAATACTACCAAAATTGTTTGCGTCTACAAAACGCCAACACCGCATTCTACGATTTAACCCAACGACCGTACGCTTCCGTTGAAGGCTTACCCGGTATGCCCTATGTCTGCCTCAGACTCCCTACAGGGGGCGGTAAAACCTTTGTGGCGTGCCATGCTGTGAGTATCACAGCATCTGAACTTTTGAAAACCGAGAGTCCAATTGTCCTCTGGCTTGTCCCTTCAAATGCCATTCGCGATCAGACGCTCAACGCCCTTAAAAATCGATCGCATCCGTATAGAGACGCGCTTGAGTCCGCAAGACGCAACGTTGAAATTCTCACCATTAACGAGGCACTCTATCTGTCTCCGCATATTCTCAACACAAAAACTACAATTATCGTTTCTACGATGCAAGCGTTCCGCGTTGAAGATACCGATGGTCGCAAGGTTTATGAACCTTCAGGCGCGCTGATGGGACATTTCACACACCTCTCAGAGGAGATCCTCGCCGAGGTTGAACGTGACGAAAGCGGCAAACCTGTCTATTCGCTTGCAAACCTTTTATGCGTTAAGCGTCCGCTTGTTATCGTTGATGAGGCGCATAATGCCCGAACCGAGCTCTCTTTTGAAACGCTTGCCCGTTTCAACCCATCCGCAATCATTGAATTCACCGCTACGCCAGATACCACCAATAATCCTTCCAACGTTCTCTATACCGTTTCCGCTGCTGAACTCCAAGCCGAAGATATGATTAAAATGCCGATTCAATTGGAAGTTGAACCGGATTGGAAACGCCTGCTTTCCTCTGCTATGGCACAGCGCAATGCCCTTGAAATCGAGGGAAAGAAAGAGCAGCAAGAAACAGGCGAATACATCCGTCCTATTATGCTCATTCAGGCGCAGCCAAGACGTAGAAATCAAGAAACGCTGACTGTCGAAGTTGTTGAGCAGTGCCTACTTGAGGAACACAACACCCCTGAAGACCAGATCGCACGTGCCACAGGCGAGGATAGAGGGCTTGATAATGTTGACCTCAACGATCCGGAATGTCAAATTCGCTATGTGATTACCGTGCAGGCGTTGCGGGAAGGGTGGGACTGTCCGTTTGCTTACGTTCTCTGCTCTGTCGCTGAGATGAGATCTTCTACTGCGGTTGAGCAAATATTGGGTAGGGTGATGCGTCTCCCAAAAGCAAAGCGCAAGAAACAGGAGTCGTTAAATAGTGCTTACGCTTTCGTTGCCTCTCAGAATTTCCATGATACTGCATCGGCGTTAGCCGATGGGCTCATTCAGAATGGATTTGAGAAGCAGGATGCCGCTGCGCTCATCCGCCCTACAGATGAGGATCAACGGGACCTACCGCTTTTTGGAAATCAAACTCCATCAAGTACCGAACCTGCTCCTGCCCAGTGTGGTGAGGTTTTTAACGTGCCAAAGTTGATGGTCCAAGGTACGCAAAGGCATCTTGATTTTGAGGCATCCCGATTTTCAGAAACTCCGTGGCAATTATCCGAATGTAGTGCCGAACTTTCTGAAGAAGAATTTCCTTCAACGTTTGAAACCGGGGCACGTGGCGAAATCGGGCTTTCGCGTGAAGGGCGAGTCGTGACGGAATTCTTAGGAACACTCCATCAACAGATGACGCTACTTGCACCCGATAAGGGTTGGGATGCGAAACGACTTGCTGACTGGCTTGATAGGAGCATTAAACATTGGGACATCTTACGTAGCGAATCGCTTCCTTTTCTGCAGCGGTTAGTCGAGCACCTTATTGAGGCACGTGATATTCCAATAGAGGTTCTCATCCGTAACAAGTATGCCCTCAAAGATGCCGCTGCAGCGAAAATTGATAGCCACCGTCAAAACGCACACCGCGGGGCATATCAAAATCTTCTTTTACCCGAATGCGAAACACCCGTTGTTGTCTCGCCGGACCACTGTTTTTCATTTGACCCACGCCGTTACCCTTATAATAAGCGTTATACGGGTGCCTATCAATTCCAGAAACACTACTATCAGTATGTTGGTGATCTGAAGTCGGATGGTGAAGAATTTCGATGCGCGCAGTTCATTGACACCTTGCCCGGAGTTAAATTCTGGGTGCGGAATCTTGAACGCCAACCGATGTTTTCTTTCTGGCTGCAGACTTCAACAGATAAGTTTTATCCTGATTTTGTATGCCTACTAATTGATGGACGTTATCTCGTTGTCGAGTCTAAAGGTGAGCATCTTTGGAGTGCTGACGATGCGAAAGAAAAGCGCGAAATCGGGGAATTGTGGGAGCAGCGGAGTGGTGGGAAGTGTCTGTTTATTATGCCCAAAGGAACTAATTTTAACGTGATACGCACAAAACTCTCCGACTGA
- a CDS encoding KH domain-containing protein — MFKDLIEYIVKSLVDYPDQVVVQEVIGETVVIVELTVMEEDLGKIIGRYGRTLKAIRSVLYTAGLQANKKVILELIEHPRLEEQ, encoded by the coding sequence ATGTTCAAAGATTTGATTGAATACATCGTAAAATCTCTCGTCGATTACCCCGATCAGGTGGTCGTCCAGGAAGTAATTGGCGAAACGGTGGTTATTGTAGAGTTGACTGTCATGGAAGAAGATTTAGGGAAGATCATTGGTAGATATGGACGTACCCTTAAAGCGATAAGAAGTGTTCTCTATACGGCAGGATTGCAAGCGAATAAGAAGGTTATTCTTGAGTTGATTGAACACCCAAGATTAGAGGAGCAATAG
- a CDS encoding UbiA family prenyltransferase: MTRFKAYLELIRYPLFAIPIVATLPGALIASEGHWTWRVPVVLLIALCGYFAGMIKNDYFHHETDKQTNPERPLPSQRLTPQQAIVPASVIYGLCVIGGFYLNIKAGLLVMGLVAISHLYNAIFKAKGILGSLTLPLGIGLLSVFGALAVSGTVPRLVWYAFAATTLYDLGTHITTTFKDLSRDKELGILTTPLQIGIRPALLLSAIATILAFTIAFLPYWLEPDIQKPYIVWVILGIIATVGTRISLYLQPNEKNGYFALKGSMIGSIFFFPCLIGAQVSIVVSAAIIVPLLLVTLFLLKTTRQEV, encoded by the coding sequence ATGACTCGGTTCAAAGCCTACCTGGAACTCATTCGCTATCCGCTTTTTGCGATTCCGATTGTCGCCACACTTCCGGGGGCACTCATTGCGAGTGAAGGACACTGGACATGGCGTGTCCCTGTAGTCCTTTTGATTGCGCTCTGCGGCTACTTCGCCGGAATGATAAAGAACGACTACTTTCACCATGAAACCGACAAGCAGACAAATCCAGAGCGTCCGTTACCATCGCAACGTCTCACCCCCCAACAGGCGATTGTACCGGCGAGTGTTATCTACGGGCTATGCGTCATTGGCGGTTTCTATCTGAATATCAAAGCCGGTTTGTTGGTAATGGGGTTGGTCGCAATTTCACATCTCTATAACGCCATTTTCAAAGCGAAAGGCATCTTAGGCAGTCTCACACTGCCTTTGGGTATCGGACTCCTGAGCGTTTTTGGTGCGTTAGCGGTGAGTGGGACTGTGCCACGATTGGTGTGGTACGCCTTTGCTGCCACAACGCTTTACGACTTAGGCACCCATATCACGACGACCTTTAAAGACCTCTCACGTGACAAAGAACTTGGCATCCTAACAACACCGCTCCAGATTGGCATCCGCCCAGCCCTCCTGCTCTCAGCGATTGCAACGATTCTGGCGTTTACGATTGCTTTCTTGCCCTACTGGCTGGAACCCGATATTCAGAAGCCTTATATCGTTTGGGTAATATTAGGCATCATTGCTACAGTTGGCACCCGGATTTCACTTTACCTGCAACCGAATGAAAAAAACGGTTACTTTGCATTGAAGGGCTCGATGATAGGCTCAATTTTCTTTTTTCCGTGTCTCATCGGGGCGCAGGTCTCTATCGTTGTCTCTGCTGCTATCATTGTGCCGTTGTTGTTAGTGACACTATTTCTGCTAAAAACGACGCGCCAAGAGGTTTAA
- a CDS encoding right-handed parallel beta-helix repeat-containing protein, translating into MKITTITQHYWKLVIYNLNLQDVPCKPLIPFISILAALYCGCQGETFNFDVGSSSSEIIEKSGELTENEIWDGRIYITDTVVVPEGVTLTIRAGTIVGFEPIDPPTQLIVSGELYAEGSPERMVVFGSLGKQREPREEPNAAATPSTTMGIEEQLRGGGLGGRESQQQTIAADPPKAGDWAGIQIAAESPNSRLTYCRIQHASVGITCLTDAVQIERCLISENKTGVLSENTRPTITGNEFNRNGIGAQFRGSSSPDVEYNEFTANNYGITCEDDSRPRIQYNILRANYENAIVCYSTASPEIVSNNITMNVGWAVYDGGRLRDNFIQGNKQVGPNVTELGIGTQGEQFYGVDETFDPRNSPVTEAGVPRENF; encoded by the coding sequence ATGAAAATCACGACTATCACACAACACTACTGGAAACTTGTAATTTACAATCTGAATTTACAAGACGTACCCTGCAAGCCCCTTATCCCCTTTATTTCTATTTTAGCTGCATTGTATTGCGGATGCCAAGGTGAAACGTTTAATTTCGATGTGGGTAGCTCCAGTTCAGAAATCATAGAGAAATCTGGTGAGTTGACAGAAAACGAGATCTGGGATGGACGCATCTATATTACGGACACCGTTGTCGTTCCCGAAGGGGTCACACTGACTATCCGTGCTGGCACTATCGTCGGTTTCGAGCCTATAGATCCACCGACCCAACTTATCGTGTCCGGCGAACTCTATGCCGAGGGGTCACCAGAACGAATGGTCGTTTTTGGCTCCTTAGGAAAACAGCGAGAACCCCGAGAAGAGCCAAACGCAGCGGCAACCCCGTCTACTACAATGGGCATAGAAGAACAATTGCGAGGTGGAGGACTCGGGGGCAGAGAAAGTCAACAGCAAACTATTGCTGCCGATCCACCGAAAGCAGGCGATTGGGCAGGCATTCAGATTGCAGCTGAAAGTCCGAACAGCCGTCTAACATACTGTCGAATCCAACACGCAAGTGTAGGCATCACATGCCTAACAGATGCCGTGCAAATCGAGAGGTGCCTCATCAGTGAAAATAAAACAGGGGTACTCTCTGAAAACACTAGACCTACTATTACGGGCAACGAATTTAATAGAAACGGTATAGGGGCACAATTCCGAGGGAGCTCGTCACCAGATGTAGAATACAACGAATTTACTGCCAACAATTACGGAATTACATGCGAAGACGACTCCCGACCCCGTATCCAATATAACATCCTTCGCGCGAATTACGAGAACGCTATCGTCTGTTATTCCACTGCCTCACCAGAGATAGTCTCCAATAATATCACGATGAATGTTGGTTGGGCAGTCTACGACGGTGGTAGACTCCGAGATAACTTTATTCAGGGGAATAAACAGGTCGGTCCTAACGTAACGGAACTCGGCATCGGAACACAAGGCGAGCAATTTTACGGCGTAGACGAGACATTTGATCCGAGGAACTCACCGGTAACAGAAGCCGGTGTGCCACGAGAAAATTTTTAG
- a CDS encoding type II toxin-antitoxin system RelE/ParE family toxin has protein sequence MHTAHLRNIQVYRTPNGKEPFNEWLKSIPDTKTRARVRAGLEQLRLGNFGNVKTVGEGVLELRFHFGVGYRIYFSEIRNTIILLLCGGDKSSQTRDIARAKRYWLKCKEENL, from the coding sequence ATGCATACCGCGCACTTACGAAACATACAAGTCTATCGTACTCCAAACGGTAAAGAACCTTTCAATGAGTGGTTGAAATCAATTCCGGATACAAAGACCAGAGCCCGAGTCAGAGCAGGACTGGAGCAACTCAGACTCGGAAATTTCGGGAATGTCAAAACGGTGGGTGAGGGGGTACTTGAACTGCGTTTCCACTTCGGGGTAGGTTACCGGATTTATTTTAGTGAAATTAGGAATACAATTATCCTTCTCCTTTGTGGTGGTGATAAATCATCACAAACGAGGGACATAGCACGAGCAAAAAGGTATTGGCTAAAATGCAAGGAGGAAAACTTATGA
- a CDS encoding sulfatase: MKNIVLLITDTFRYDNLGERAKRPIRTPMLDKFEAERATAIDKFYMSSFPTVPHRTDIMTATVGWPHYPWQPIDLSGRSIIAQLLSEQGYATQLICDTPHLFNVRFQHCFHAAFQHRGQEGDKPLLHLNDEIRIVMPNEKTRPHPSYRGHTLPNTHRWTNRYYQYESETFSGRTSETTIRWLEENHRSGPFFLWVDFFDPHEPWDPPEYLVKRYDPDYTGPPMLHPNYGLSSLFTDAELHNLWAHYAGEAELIDRHIGRVLQKVEDLELWDDTLVVVLSDHGMSIGEHSRTGKSNIDPQDSRYWPTYPEINHEVFLIAGGDVPSGQRLDLIAQPMDIMPTLCELAGVSLDPPKPFEGRSFADALLKGGRQHRDYAVTGCHIAARDESVPRQATTPFLVTERWGYAPVGEYGRPELFDLPADPLAENNIAADNMEIVKELHDMFMSHLTEHNAPEKFLDLWKEEPSGDGRGKWSIDYPDESKE, from the coding sequence ATGAAAAATATTGTTTTACTGATTACCGATACCTTTCGGTACGACAATTTAGGCGAACGGGCAAAACGTCCGATTCGTACACCGATGCTCGACAAGTTCGAGGCGGAGCGCGCAACCGCTATCGATAAATTCTATATGAGCAGTTTCCCGACGGTGCCACACCGGACAGATATTATGACTGCAACAGTCGGGTGGCCCCACTATCCGTGGCAGCCAATTGATCTGAGCGGACGGAGCATCATCGCGCAACTCCTGAGCGAGCAAGGGTACGCCACGCAGCTGATATGTGACACCCCGCACTTGTTCAACGTCCGGTTCCAACACTGTTTCCATGCTGCTTTCCAGCATCGCGGGCAAGAAGGAGACAAACCGCTCCTTCACCTCAACGACGAAATAAGAATCGTTATGCCGAATGAGAAGACGCGACCGCACCCCTCATATCGCGGGCATACCTTGCCGAACACGCACCGCTGGACGAACCGCTATTATCAATACGAATCAGAGACGTTCTCTGGCAGGACCTCCGAAACGACGATTCGGTGGTTGGAGGAGAATCACCGTTCGGGTCCTTTCTTCCTTTGGGTAGATTTCTTCGATCCACACGAACCGTGGGATCCACCGGAATATCTTGTTAAACGCTACGATCCGGACTATACGGGCCCGCCGATGCTACACCCGAACTACGGTCTATCCTCTCTCTTTACGGATGCCGAGCTCCACAACCTCTGGGCACACTACGCCGGTGAGGCGGAACTCATTGACAGGCATATCGGACGGGTTCTGCAGAAGGTGGAAGATTTGGAGTTGTGGGACGATACCCTCGTTGTTGTACTATCCGATCACGGGATGTCCATAGGTGAACATAGTCGGACAGGCAAATCTAACATCGATCCACAAGATTCACGCTACTGGCCGACGTATCCAGAGATTAACCACGAAGTGTTCCTGATTGCTGGTGGAGATGTACCGTCCGGGCAACGCCTTGATCTCATCGCGCAACCGATGGATATTATGCCGACGCTCTGTGAATTGGCGGGTGTGAGTTTGGATCCACCGAAACCGTTTGAAGGACGCTCCTTCGCGGACGCGCTCCTTAAAGGCGGCAGACAGCATCGGGACTATGCGGTAACGGGGTGTCATATCGCTGCCCGGGACGAGAGTGTGCCACGTCAAGCAACGACACCGTTCCTCGTTACGGAACGCTGGGGATATGCCCCTGTCGGTGAATACGGCAGACCGGAACTCTTTGACTTACCGGCTGATCCGTTAGCGGAGAACAACATCGCTGCGGATAATATGGAAATTGTCAAGGAGCTTCATGACATGTTTATGTCACACCTTACGGAGCATAACGCTCCTGAGAAGTTCCTTGATCTCTGGAAAGAAGAGCCTTCCGGGGATGGTCGGGGTAAATGGTCGATTGACTATCCTGATGAGTCAAAGGAATAG